In a single window of the Papaver somniferum cultivar HN1 chromosome 8, ASM357369v1, whole genome shotgun sequence genome:
- the LOC113302741 gene encoding uncharacterized protein LOC113302741, which produces MRYARTTHKPQQRLSFSQVLHFFLQHILSSLESRDYQCMIYLETNQYQSQFNILGWISERKRQKVHSGLQIPGTVPNYCQSQCNSNFGYHQVVIFGLQQVRTTTVVGEVGNHECTKCENKVEEPVTRYLLRFKVKLYRQDHICVGGQ; this is translated from the exons ATGCGTTACGCTAGAACAACACATAAACCTCAACAAAGGTTATCATTTTCCCAAGTTCTCCATTTCTTTCTTCAACATATTCTCTCCAGTCTCGAGAGTCGAGACTACCAG TGCATGATATATTTGGAGACAAACCAGTATCAATCTCAG TTTAACATTCTGGGTTGGATTAGTGAGAGAAAGAGACAAAAAGTACATAGCGGCTTACAAATCCCAG GTACAGTACCGAATTATTGTCAAAGCCAGTGCAACTCGAATTTTGGCTACCACCAAGTGGTAATATTTGGGCTGCAACAAGTGCGCACCACTACAGTGGTAGGTGAAGTCGGGAACCATGAATGCACTAAATGTGAaaacaaggtcgaggaacctgtAACGCG GTACCTTCTTCGTTTTAAAGTGAAACTATATCGGCAGGACCATATTTGCGTCGGTGGACAGTGA